A genome region from Solirubrobacter pauli includes the following:
- a CDS encoding RNA polymerase sigma factor — MRYLGCRSNDSVVDDACAYAWLQLVRRSDVQLDRHGFAWLTLVAVQEAWRMAGPAREQPAGLFLAEPECEGELTEPAGLGDDPIDRVIAHERHDLRVKSFARLKPRERQALLLLAGGYRYTEIAILTGSTYSAVNRRLAEGRARLRDFEGANF, encoded by the coding sequence GTGCGCTATCTCGGCTGTCGATCGAACGACTCGGTCGTCGACGACGCGTGCGCGTATGCGTGGCTACAGCTCGTTCGCCGTAGCGACGTGCAGTTGGACCGGCACGGCTTCGCGTGGCTCACCCTCGTCGCGGTGCAGGAGGCATGGCGGATGGCTGGCCCGGCCCGTGAGCAGCCTGCAGGACTGTTCCTCGCCGAGCCCGAGTGCGAAGGAGAGCTCACCGAGCCCGCTGGCTTGGGCGACGATCCAATCGACCGCGTCATCGCTCATGAGCGACACGACCTGCGAGTCAAGTCCTTCGCGCGGCTAAAGCCACGGGAGCGCCAAGCGCTTCTCTTGCTTGCCGGCGGCTACCGGTACACCGAGATCGCGATACTCACCGGCAGCACGTACAGCGCCGTGAACCGCCGGCTCGCCGAGGGGCGTGCGCGACTTCGCGACTTTGAGGGGGCGAACTTTTGA
- a CDS encoding ArdC-like ssDNA-binding domain-containing protein, with protein sequence MHTKRRLTEAERAERRAQDRELAIRAVAQLRTSAGWQAWLRVRARTGLRRYSVGNQLLIALQDPAATRVAGFRAWLALGYCVRKGESSRIRIWARCEPSKKKLQAWRDAGAIASERPRPFYRLEAVFDRAQVEPLPPPATPCPLDPPIAPITGETLAWAMPELERFAAEIDVSVERIPMAPGVDGLYGPNERHTAINSAMAINQQVAALVHELGHALVRIDHQDDDPELDYATEELVAESVAYTVCGFLGLNTAANSVPYLAVWSEATAEDAFERIAGLIDRLARRVEDALDPRGVTLGEPASTSVSA encoded by the coding sequence ATGCACACGAAGCGCCGCCTCACTGAGGCCGAGCGCGCGGAACGACGCGCCCAAGACCGTGAGCTGGCCATCCGCGCAGTTGCGCAGCTGCGCACGTCGGCCGGGTGGCAGGCCTGGCTCCGCGTGCGTGCGCGCACCGGACTGCGCCGCTACAGCGTCGGCAACCAGCTGTTGATCGCGCTGCAGGATCCGGCAGCAACGCGAGTCGCCGGCTTCCGCGCCTGGCTCGCCCTCGGCTATTGCGTTCGCAAGGGCGAGAGCAGCCGCATCCGCATATGGGCCCGCTGCGAGCCTTCGAAGAAGAAGCTGCAGGCCTGGCGCGACGCCGGCGCCATCGCAAGCGAGCGGCCGCGTCCGTTCTACCGGCTGGAGGCTGTGTTCGACCGGGCACAGGTCGAGCCGCTCCCGCCGCCAGCAACCCCTTGTCCGCTTGACCCTCCGATCGCTCCCATCACCGGCGAGACCCTCGCCTGGGCGATGCCCGAGCTCGAGCGCTTCGCCGCCGAGATCGACGTCAGCGTCGAGCGCATCCCCATGGCGCCCGGCGTGGACGGTCTCTACGGGCCGAACGAGCGCCATACAGCGATCAACTCAGCGATGGCGATCAACCAACAGGTGGCGGCCCTGGTCCACGAACTCGGACACGCGCTCGTGCGAATCGACCATCAGGACGATGATCCGGAGCTCGACTACGCGACCGAAGAGCTCGTCGCTGAGTCGGTGGCATACACCGTGTGCGGGTTCCTCGGCCTGAACACGGCCGCGAACTCGGTGCCCTACCTCGCCGTCTGGAGCGAAGCCACTGCGGAGGACGCCTTCGAGCGGATCGCCGGTCTGATCGACCGGCTGGCACGGCGAGTGGAGGACGCCCTGGACCCGCGGGGTGTGACGCTCGGAGAACCAGCCAGCACGAGTGTGAGCGCGTAG
- a CDS encoding ParB/RepB/Spo0J family partition protein — protein MTAPPVPANAASRVALDRIGLPENVRPLDMQHVDALAGSIRLQGIVVPLVVRAAGDDTDAFELVAGFHRFAAAQALQLPDVPVVVRDADTEDADRALENIARKALDPREEARAVQAMLARGLTEDGAAQALGWSRQRVAARVKLLELPESAQQLVGDGVVALSAVDRLLAIGRVSQPLLDALIAFLADGNGWAAERLAREPGWVLDSALRQTDTQVFAAHLSSIRADQIAELRLGKKADALYEQATKLHKQLDRQAYGAPEIRFSDEDVDQARAAGVLIEFERTRPIITDRALYRELTKAAIKRTVAELEARIAAAAEAKQRSRAERRTQPDDPMAAAARERDASLRGLADQAHGANLDLGQSLLHGLSVVDPADMHVARFFVYGLLGPDWDASPYTQTGDRVQRLAANGIRLVVGELRQDVTKTRKDGTPGRLRMDYGDHRKPEAAVKWLWRYIDGAKTAGELYGRALVVIAAEQYASRLVLPAGHRMPATRWSSRKDVAGKALNRLVGPHMPASLKQLERAVKRAHETYAELERPTDETPAEPTSNEADEDDDLDAAPAPAAAEPS, from the coding sequence ATGACCGCACCACCCGTACCTGCGAATGCTGCCTCGCGCGTCGCGCTGGACCGAATCGGCCTCCCCGAGAACGTCCGGCCTCTCGACATGCAGCACGTCGACGCGCTCGCCGGCTCCATCCGCCTGCAGGGCATCGTCGTGCCGCTCGTAGTTCGGGCCGCCGGCGACGACACCGACGCCTTCGAGCTCGTCGCGGGCTTCCACCGCTTTGCGGCCGCGCAAGCGCTGCAGCTGCCCGACGTCCCGGTCGTCGTCCGTGACGCTGATACCGAAGACGCCGACCGCGCGCTCGAGAACATCGCTCGCAAGGCGCTCGACCCGCGTGAAGAGGCTCGCGCAGTCCAGGCGATGCTCGCCCGCGGCCTCACCGAGGACGGCGCGGCGCAGGCGCTCGGCTGGAGCCGTCAGCGAGTCGCTGCCCGCGTGAAGCTGCTCGAGCTGCCGGAGTCCGCTCAGCAGCTCGTCGGCGACGGCGTCGTCGCGCTGTCCGCGGTCGATCGCCTGTTGGCGATAGGGCGCGTCTCGCAGCCGCTGCTCGATGCCCTGATCGCCTTCCTCGCCGACGGCAACGGATGGGCCGCCGAGCGGCTCGCGCGCGAGCCGGGCTGGGTGCTCGACTCCGCCCTGCGTCAGACGGACACCCAGGTCTTCGCGGCGCACCTGAGCAGCATCCGCGCCGACCAGATTGCCGAGCTCCGGCTTGGGAAGAAGGCCGACGCGCTCTACGAGCAGGCCACCAAGCTCCACAAGCAGCTCGATCGCCAGGCGTACGGCGCGCCCGAGATCCGGTTCAGCGACGAAGACGTCGACCAGGCACGCGCCGCCGGCGTGCTCATCGAGTTCGAGCGGACACGCCCGATCATCACGGATCGGGCGCTGTACCGCGAGCTGACGAAGGCCGCGATCAAGCGCACGGTCGCCGAGCTCGAGGCCAGGATCGCCGCGGCCGCCGAGGCGAAGCAGCGGAGCCGCGCTGAGCGCCGCACGCAGCCGGACGACCCGATGGCTGCGGCGGCACGTGAGCGCGATGCGTCCCTTCGGGGCCTCGCCGACCAGGCGCACGGGGCGAACCTCGACCTCGGCCAGAGCCTGCTCCACGGGCTGTCGGTCGTCGACCCCGCGGACATGCACGTCGCACGATTCTTCGTCTACGGCCTCCTCGGGCCCGACTGGGACGCGTCGCCGTACACCCAGACGGGCGACCGCGTCCAGCGGCTCGCCGCCAACGGCATCCGCTTGGTCGTAGGCGAGTTGCGGCAGGACGTCACCAAGACGCGCAAGGACGGAACGCCCGGGCGCCTTCGCATGGACTACGGCGACCATCGCAAGCCCGAGGCCGCGGTGAAGTGGCTGTGGCGCTACATCGACGGCGCCAAGACCGCCGGCGAGCTCTACGGCCGCGCGCTAGTCGTGATCGCAGCCGAGCAGTACGCTAGCCGACTTGTCCTGCCCGCCGGCCACCGGATGCCAGCGACGAGGTGGAGCTCGCGCAAAGACGTCGCCGGCAAGGCGTTGAATCGGCTCGTCGGCCCGCACATGCCGGCGTCGCTGAAGCAGCTCGAGCGCGCGGTCAAGCGCGCCCACGAGACCTACGCCGAGTTGGAGCGTCCCACCGACGAGACGCCGGCGGAGCCAACGTCGAACGAAGCCGACGAGGACGACGACCTCGACGCCGCCCCAGCACCGGCTGCAGCCGAGCCGTCCTGA